A single Streptomyces sannanensis DNA region contains:
- a CDS encoding sigma-70 family RNA polymerase sigma factor translates to MLFREHGKAVYNHCFRLTGDWAGAEDCASLVFLEAWRLREKAEPHGGSLLPWLLGIANYVVHRRRRVARRHQALMERMPAPGLLPDFADEVVGRLEDQERIAAVRQVLDRLGRSDREVLALCVWAGLDYTAAAQALGVPVGTVRSRLSRARRRLDGLARKNLALPMEPAVAGWQLTGDRTDAVEPHERKAR, encoded by the coding sequence GTGCTGTTCCGCGAGCACGGCAAGGCGGTGTACAACCATTGCTTCCGGCTGACCGGGGACTGGGCGGGGGCGGAGGACTGCGCCTCGCTGGTCTTTCTCGAGGCGTGGCGGCTGCGGGAGAAGGCCGAGCCGCACGGCGGAAGCCTGCTCCCTTGGCTGCTGGGGATAGCAAACTATGTGGTCCATCGGCGCCGGCGGGTTGCCCGGCGGCACCAGGCGCTGATGGAGCGCATGCCGGCTCCCGGACTGCTGCCGGACTTCGCCGATGAGGTGGTCGGGCGGCTGGAGGACCAGGAGCGGATTGCCGCAGTGCGCCAGGTCCTGGACCGCCTAGGGCGATCCGACCGTGAGGTGCTGGCGTTGTGCGTGTGGGCCGGGCTGGACTACACGGCGGCTGCGCAGGCGCTTGGCGTACCTGTGGGCACGGTCCGATCCCGTCTGTCGAGGGCCCGAAGAAGATTAGACGGACTCGCTCGAAAAAATCTTGCTCTCCCCATGGAACCCGCGGTTGCAGGCTGGCAGCTAACAGGTGACCGCACCGACGCGGTCGAGCCGCACGAGAGGAAAGCGCGATGA